One stretch of Daphnia pulicaria isolate SC F1-1A chromosome 8, SC_F0-13Bv2, whole genome shotgun sequence DNA includes these proteins:
- the LOC124310822 gene encoding protein capicua homolog isoform X2, translating into MQQRRVETRSRKQEHSAAGKGLISHKGQSVGGSSADVVARLLVPPPPPSQTVYPAGTCSAIIDECKTAAAMSNQHESAVVARRVPKKRKFDPAEYEQSADRTSPRHYNHSSQVPAAVAAGSSSVISSSVVVATIPAALTTASSSPPVLLPRVATPPAAHVDLNEWRCHRVLAKTGSRYLTGVIRSGHGHSDVLVQLDGHEQPTLYSDVTRAGKFDVVSDASPSPSQLTLGARVCLRVDDHPQLAVFVEGVICQISSKPIQYLVRTIGQNPDVERWITRPSLRLLQPPWWEELENGPEPSSAPVPIPPPPATETYQPDPAVVVNRVDYQQQQYADSYHSSRPPSTGPPVEVHLEAIHPNNDALVVVTTATQSAHSSGSEELLPSQAAGRPAYHEYDYGGESDEDLKREDITFHSESGYTVAGRSLSLTPGALADGVGGGIDGKFSGSSGSKRSSMQSRGSSCSILDPSPGGSLTPRSQPTTPSPFPGARSLTGTPQKYKKGDVVAGPSGIRKKFNGKQWRRLCSKEGCNKESQRRGYCSRHLSIKGKSLRSSGGAGASSSSLGGLTFPSSGGNKAFTKDGQEMDWEETLSRDSVEPSPSGSYSTSNSTPTAESGLQRSLRIGGGTLIGGSSGGRDGLSFEETEAANMLVSLSNSRSTTPATHYGLATDLSSTSRLLQSPPNSHVLTVGMRHNLFLPISQPTATSTAALSTSMGFHRSQLGSYSHCKEQPIIRPVGHSTPRAIIPSLASSYHHHHPLHHQHPGVIRPESQRPGLIPASSTTTSVIRISPTTQHMAQQQQQQHPVSFTPPIVASQAQSPSSYPLNLQQQHQHQSFHHNMMDGSSTTSPGQYQQQTGEEAAKLWYRQKHQSGQQQQGGPPLLHQALTGNAHSHQQQQQQQQQRSSTLTVIQTGHNQQGGLSTSSGVLIAPSNVPLNLHVGKSNAALHQPSSGGQSSYSIISLVQPELSTPAHHHQQSNHQQQQQHVGAEDHFQATAIRPAPLYYLIPSKSLVDNPPPSSSAHVSVRSNNGNNQNEEEDGRPGIIKSSALKGASKKERSASPAAANQQQQQWWSQQQQQNPARNGLNSTRVGGVSAFQSVSAEKPGHNEMGPHKREENGLKPSSLDSSSTTAAAAAAAPLVNLENGGGRVTSRESVGERRRSSVTQDLTEYTYSVAGEPDAEVADDDDVFEMEAAGGGGGGGEPVAPGNSSGGGGDVGGTLSEANKRRTQSLGSLTGEPKSPRKAKEKDHVRRPMNAFMIFSKRHRALVHQRHPNQDNRTVSKILGEWWYSLGPQEKQKYHDLAFQVKEAHFKAHPEWKWCSKDRRKSGSTSSSKGDSKEPRGTLGSTGDLSAEEPKVDPPVVPQSHLSSVMGPPSAESTLNLNGHQTKANKLRRQALSEDLSDDDRMVICEETAEPTGPEIDLQCREHVVSDTESEAENQCDVPTSTPSLMQPAVFPQQPFGSPSSMGPNNSEVTHRPKAIKAKPAPLFEGDPRPVASDLFTGAPSGPVGPQIFHPTGGAFKSMPSPKVTFHPSFEFPKSSPKDAKEDGKRWPGSVPSSPVTKEDPSTIETKRPKTPPHSSSGIYPTLGPYFGQYDNMMHSPFYRPGPSNVSHGLPISSGYAQSTMVIPSGPSYTSMSNKHQLQAGFYPPPHALSVRPTSSQHEQTYVSAAAQQNQQNHVTPTWSLKPSVIVSKAPSSGPTSSGNHSLPPAGSISNGTPIRPPSREPIPTSSSAPSCYTVMNMKSGTLCGTLTPVTLNDLSRPARIKAVTATIPVASEMEYAQPASSPNTSHNNSNSSASRQSSTPSTPSTPGVLTQPNDPPGLMPPPELPKFVLAPTPAQLGRAPFQRRQSSTQPLSPSGSSSHSGEEEPISPGGGFGSAPLCSPTVGSAVVSGGFTIPTSTPSTPCVPQSPSQHSAQQAAAKKNMFKRTKDDGMDKVLEQVNFDEKFSHLPEFNPADCQSPSALSLPSSPRVFVQNYRRKRVASTTEEEGDSDVSNTSATPQSGAVVGHKFFGPDFSLDAFKAEGNEGDVCLSPGTPKTPATGKESAEKNFSSLRRILDQRRQLVIQLFQEHGFFPSTQATSLFQALHHDTFPTKQCLQLKIREVRQKMMAQTTTTTTTTTTTTTPASGNNVAPPNVSGGNNNNASGFSGGGSNEVIDGEGSETIDLAQVADAGC; encoded by the exons ATGCAACAGAGGAGAGTGGAGACCAGATCACGGAAGCAGGAGCATTCGGCCGCCGGCAAGGGTCTTATTAGCCATAAGGGTCAATCAGTGGGCGGCTCGTCGGCTGACGTTGTCGCCCGTCTTCTAGTGCCACCACCCCCACCCAGTCAGACAGTGTACCCGGCTGGGACTTGCAGTGCAATAATCGACGAGTGCAAAACAGCCGCCGCCATGTCCAACCAACACGAGTCAGCGGTCGTAGCCCGTCGCGTGCCCAAAAAGCGAAAATTCGATCCGGCCGAATACGAACAATCGGCTGATCGGACGTCGCCTCGCCATTACAACCATTCTTCCCAAGtgccagcagcagtagcagcaggaTCGAGCTCGGTGATCTCATCGTCTGTAGTAGTAGCCACCATCCCAGCAGCTTTGAcgacggccagcagcagtcCTCCCGTTCTTCTTCCTCGAGTCGCTACTCCTCCAGCGGCTCACGTCGATCTCAACGAATGGCGCTGCCATCGTGTCCTGGCTAAAACTGGCAGTCGCTACTTGACGGGAGTCATCCGCAGTGGTCACGGACACAGTGACGTTCTCGTCCAGCTCGACGGACACGAACAGCCGACACTCTATTCAGATGTCACTCGGGCCGGCAAATTTGACGTCGTCAGCGATGCCAGTCCTTCACCTTCGCAGTTGACGTTGGGCGCCAGGGTGTGTCTACGTGTCGACGATCATCCGCAGTTGGCCGTCTTTGTCGAAGGCGTCATCTGCCAAATATCCAGTAAACCTATACAGTACCTCGTTCGGACCATCGGACAAAATCCGGATGTCGAGCGTTGGATCACCCGTCCGTCTCTCCGTCTCCTACAACCCCCATGGTGGGAAGAGCTGGAAAACGGACCTGAACCTTCATCCGCGCCGGTACCCATACCACCGCCGCCAGCCACAGAAACTTATCAGCCAGATCCAGCAGTTGTCGTCAACCGAGTCGATTATCAGCAACAGCAATACGCCGACAGTTATCACTCATCTCGTCCACCGTCCACCGGTCCGCCGGTAGAAGTCCATCTGGAGGCTATCCATCCCAACAATGATGCCTTGGTGGTGGTGACGACGGCGACTCAGAGCGCCCATTCCAGCGGCAGTGAAGAGCTCCTGCCCAGCCAGGCCGCTGGCCGGCCCGCCTATCACGAGTACGACTACGGCGGTGAGAGTGACGAAGATTTGAAACGTGAAGACATCACCTTCCATTCAGAATCGGGATACACGGTGGCTGGGCGCTCGCTGTCGTTGACGCCAGGAGCGTTGGCAGATGGCGTGGGAGGCGGCATTGATGGCAAATTCTCCGGAAGCAGCGGAAGCAAGCGGAGTAGCATGCAGAGTCGCGGGAGCAGTTGCAGCATACTCGATCCGTCTCCAGGCGGTAGTTTGACTCCTCGTTCCCAGCCGACGACGCCCAGTCCCTTCCCAGGCGCCCGCTCTCTCACTGGAACGCCGCAAAAGTATAAAAAGGGCGACGTTGTGGCCGGTCCTAGCGGCATCCGCAAAAAGTTCAACGGCAAACAATGGCGCCGCCTCTGCTCCAAGGAGGGCTGCAACAAGGAGTCGCAGCGGAGGGGCTACTGCTCGAGGCACCTGAGCATCAAAGGCAAAAGCCTGCGCTCCTCTGGTGGCGCAGGTGCTTCCTCGTCCAGTCTCGGCGGCCTGACGTTCCCATCATCAGGTGGCAACAAGGCGTTCACCAAGGACGGCCAGGAGATGGACTGGGAGGAAACGCTCTCGCGGGACTCTGTTGAGCCGTCTCCCTCGGGCAGTTACAGCACGAGCAACAGCACGCCGACGGCCGAGTCTGGATTGCAGCGATCCCTCAGGATTGGTGGAGGAACTTTGATTGGCGGCAGCAGTGGCGGAAGGGACGGCCTGTCTTTTGAGGAAACGGAAGCGGCCAACATGTTAGTTTCGCTCAGCAATTCGCGCTCAACTACACCGGCCACTCACTACGGACTGGCCACGGATCTCTCGTCAACATCGCGACTCCTCCAATCGCCGCCAAACTCTCACGTCCTGACGGTTGGCATGCGCCACAATTTGTTTCTGCCCATTTCTCAGCCGACTGCCACTAGCACGGCCGCCTTGTCCACTTCGATGGGATTCCATCGCAGCCAGTTGGGGTCTTATTCGCATTGTAAAGAGCAACCCATTATCCGGCCGGTAGGCCACTCGACCCCCAGGGCCATTATTCCGTCTCTCGCTTCCTCctatcaccaccaccacccactgcACCACCAGCATCCAGGAGTTATCCGGCCGGAATCACAGCGGCCCGGTTTAATTCCCGCTTCGTCTACTACGACGAGTGTCATCAGGATCTCGCCGACCACACAACACAtggctcaacaacaacaacaacaacatccggtCAGCTTTACACCACCCATCGTCGCCAGTCAAGCTCAGTCGCCCTCGTCGTACCCGTTGAatttgcaacaacaacaccaacaccaATCGTTTCACCATAATATGATGGATGGATCTTCTACCACGTCGCCAGGACAGTATCAACAGCAAACTGGCGAGGAAGCAGCCAAACTGTGGTACAGACAGAAACATCAGTCgggtcaacaacaacaaggtggTCCTCCGCTGCTTCATCAAGCCCTGACGGGCAATGCTCACTcacaccaacagcagcagcagcagcagcagcaacggtcTTCGACGTTGACGGTGATTCAAACTGGACACAACCAACAGGGCGGATTGTCGACATCCAGTGGAGTCCTGATCGCCCCCAGCAACGTTCCGCTTAACCTTCATGTAGGCAAGAGCAACGCGGCCCTTCATCAACCTTCGTCGGGCGGACAGTCGAGTTATTCCATCATCAGTCTAGTGCAACCGGAATTATCGACTCCTGCCCATCACCATCAGCAGTccaaccaccagcagcagcagcagcatgtcGGGGCTGAAGATCATTTCCAAGCCACTGCTATCCGTCCGGCGCCGTTGTATTACTTGATCCCATCGAAAAGTCTAGTAGAcaatcctcctccttcttcatcCGCTCACGTGTCTGTCCGGTCTAATAACGGCAACAACCAGAACGAGGAGGAAGACGGCCGACCAGGTATTATCAAATCATCTGCATTGAAAGGAGCGTCGAAAAAGGAGCGATCCGCTTCTCCAGCCGCTGccaatcagcagcagcagcagtggtggtctcagcagcagcagcagaatccGGCCCGGAACGGCCTCAATTCCACTCGAGTGGGTGGTGTTTCAGCTTTCCAGTCAGTGTCTGCCGAGAAGCCGGGCCACAACGAAATGGGCCCCCACAAGCGCGAGGAAAACGGTTTGAAACCGTCGTCGCTAGATTCTTCATCGACTACAG cagcagcagcagcagcagcgccattGGTGAACCTTGAAAACGGCGGCGGTCGGGTAACGTCTAGAGAATCGGTGGGTGAACGGCGCCGTTCATCCGTCACGCAAGATCTGACCGAGTACACCTACTCTGTCGCCGGGGAACCAGATGCCGAGgtagccgacgacgacgacgtctttGAAATGGAAGCCGCtggcggcggaggaggaggaggcgagCCCGTTGCGCCTGGAAACAGttccggaggaggaggagatgtGGGAGGGACTTTGAGCGAAGCGAACAAACGCCGCACTCAGTCGTTGGGATCCTTGACAGGAGAACCTAAAAGCCCACGCAAG gcaaaagaaaaagatcacGTTCGACGGCCCATGAATGCCTTCATGATCTTCAGCAAGAGACACCGAGCACTGGTTCACCAGCGCCATCCCAATCAGGACAATCGAACTGTTTCCAAGATTCTCGGCGAATGGTGGTATTCCTTGGGGCCacaggagaaacaaaaataccaTGATCTAGCTTTTCAG GTCAAAGAAGCTCATTTTAAAGCCCATCCTGAATGGAAGTGGTGCAGTAAAGATCGACGCAAATCTGGATCGACCAGTTCGTCCAAAGGCGATAGCAAGGAGCCTCGTGGTACCCTTGGCTCCACCGGAGACTTGTCTGCCGAAGAACCTAAAGTTGATCCGCCTGTTGTTCCACAATCTCATCTTTCATCGGTCATGGGACCACCTTCTGCTGAATCAACTCTTAATCTCAATGGACATCAG aCAAAAGCCAACAAACTTCGTCGCCAGGCGCTGAGTGAAGATCTTTCCGATGACGATCGCATG GTTATTTGCGAGGAAACAGCTGAGCCTACTGGACCTGAAATCGACCTGCAATGTCGTGAACATGTTGTCTCTGACACGGAATCAGAAGCTGAAAACCAGTGTGACGTGCCCACCAGTACTCCCTCACTGATGCAGCCGGCAGTCTTTCCTCAGCAACCGTTTGGCAGTCCATCTTCCATGGGGCCAAATAACTCTGAAGTTACTCATCGTCCTAAAGCCATTAAAGCCAA accGGCTCCTTTATTTGAAGGCGACCCTAGGCCGGTTGCGTCCGACTTGTTCACCGGAGCACCCAGCGGTCCAGTCGGTCCCCAGATTTTTCATCCAACGGGAGGAGCGTTCAAGAGCATGCCGTCACCTAAAGTGACGTTTCATCCATCCTTTGAATTTCCCAAGTCTAGTCCCAAGGATGCGAAAGAAGACGGGAAAAGGTGGCCGGGATCTGTGCCCAGCAGTCCCGTCACCAAAGAAGACCCATCCACCATCGAAACCAAACGACCGAAAACCCCTCCGCACTCGTCGAGCGGGATTTATCCGACCCTCGGTCCGTATTTCGGGCAGTATGACAATATGATGCATTCTCCATTTTACCGTCCGGGACCGTCCAACGTTTCTCACGGCTTACCTATTTCGAGTGGTTATGCTCAGTCAACAATGGTGATCCCTTCCGGACCTTCTTATACCTCCATGTCCAACAAACATCAGCTGCAAGCTGGATTCTACCCTCCTCCGCACGCGCTTTCAGTTCGCCCCACAAGTTCCCAGCACGAGCAGACCTACGTGTCGGCCGCCGCCCAGCAAAATCAACAGAATCACGTCACACCCACTTGGTCGTTGAAGCCGTCGGTGATTGTCAGCAAGGCTCCTTCGTCTGGACCAACCAGTAGTGGAAATCATTCTTTACCTCCAGCTGGAAGCATTTCCAACGGGACTCCTATTCGACCGCCTTCACGTGAACCGATCCCGACATCTTCATCGGCTCCTTCGTGTTACACAGTCATGAACATGAAATCAGGAACGCTGTGCGGAACACTGACTCCTGTTACCCTCAATGATTTGTCGAGGCCCGCTCGAATCAAGGCCGTCACTGCGACTATTCCGGTGGCCAGTGAGATGGAGTACGCCCAGCCTGCGTCCAGTCCCAACACCagccacaacaacagcaacagcagcgcgTCGAGACAGAGCAGCACTCCCAGCACGCCCAGTACGCCCGGCGTCTTGACTCAACCGAACGATCCACCTGGATTGATGCCTCCTCCGGAATTACCGAAATTTGTTTTGGCGCCGACTCCGGCCCAGTTGGGCAGGGCTCCTTTCCAGCGTAGGCAATCGTCGACTCAGCCTCTGTCGCCATCGGGATCGTCTTCTCACAGTGGTGAAGAGGAACCGATCAGTCCAGGCGGTGGATTTGGATCGGCTCCTCTGTGCAGTCCAACTGTCGGGTCAGCCGTCGTTTCCGGAGGTTTTACAATTCCTACATCGACACCGTCGACCCCTTGCGTGCCACAATCTCCAAGTCAACACAGCGCACAACAGGCTGCCgccaagaagaatatgtttaaACGAACCAAAGATGATGGGATGGACAA GGTGTTGGAGCAAGTGAATTTCGACGAGAAATTTTCCCACCTGCCGGAATTCAATCCGGCTGATTGCCAATCACCGAGTGCTCTTTCATTACCATCCAGCCCGCGAGTGTTTGTGCAAAACTATCGTCGAAAGAGAGTTGCATCGA caacggaagaagaaggagattcTGACGTGTCAAACACGAGTGCTACACCGCAATCTGGAGCTGTTGTAGGACACAAGTTTTTTGGGCCAGACTTTAGTCTGGATGCTTTTAAAG CCGAAGGTAATGAGGGAGACGTCTGCCTGTCTCCCGGCACTCCGAAAACCCCGGCCACAGGAAAGGAAAGCgcagagaaaaacttttcctCGTTAAGAAGAATCTTGGATCAAAGAAGACAGTTGGTGATTCAACTTTTCCAAGAGCATGGTTTCTTCCCATCGACACAGGCAACCAGTCTTTTCCAG GCACTGCACCACGATACTTTTCCAACTAAACAGTGTCTGCAATTGAAAATTCGCGAGGTTCGCCAGAAAATGATGGCAcagactactactactactaccacaactactactactacaacacCGGCTAGTGGCAATAATGTGGCTCCCCCCAATGTTTCTGGTGGCAACAACAATAATGCCTCGGGATTCAGTGGTGGTGGATCGAACGAGGTAATCGATGGCGAAGGCAGTGAAACGATCGATTTGGCCCAGGTTGCCGATGCAGGCTGTTAG